Proteins encoded by one window of Nocardioides euryhalodurans:
- a CDS encoding helix-turn-helix domain-containing protein, producing MNDTFLDLLYDQAPREAFDAVIATAEAVGRTDEEVAELRRQCDVALRLRELITHRQAREAELRALYETASDLTAIRDVDAILTAIVRRARQLLNADMTYLSLNDEPEGASYMKVTDGALTPEFRSLRLPLGTGLLGLVAQTGAPYFTEDYQSDSRFLHRGYIDEAVAGEKIRAILGVPLTVEGRVIGALLAVHRSVRPFPPHEVSLLTSFAAHASVALENARLFADLDAAHRTMTEHTAAVESAALAHDRLTDLLVAGGGVEQVASVLSEVLGGALAVHAPGGELLAGDAAGGDWADAVDEAIASGRAVRHDGRYVAVAQAGADHVATLVLDTGGRPLGLPQRRTLERGALVTALVLLLARTVAETEDRLGGELLGDLLDARTEALPALRERARRRQVVLDPPLAIAVAAIDGLERFAAGRALARLASEQRGLAGEHSGRLVLLVPAADPVAVGQQLAGVVAGGGGRATVGVAAADPDTLADAYAEARRCLDTLLTLGRVGEVSDPAGLGLTRLLLGENGPDELAAYLRTTLGPVLDYDEARGTSLVETLEAWFATGGRVKETGSVLHVHPNTVSQRLDRVADLLGSDWREPGRGLDLQLALRVHRLQR from the coding sequence GTGAACGACACCTTCCTCGACCTGCTCTACGACCAGGCCCCGCGCGAGGCCTTCGACGCGGTGATCGCCACCGCCGAGGCCGTGGGCCGGACCGACGAGGAGGTCGCCGAGCTGCGCCGGCAGTGCGACGTGGCGCTGCGGCTGCGTGAGCTGATCACCCACCGGCAGGCCCGCGAGGCGGAGCTGCGTGCGCTCTACGAGACCGCCTCCGACCTGACCGCGATCCGCGACGTCGACGCGATCCTGACCGCGATCGTCCGGCGTGCACGGCAGCTGCTCAACGCCGACATGACCTACCTCTCGCTGAACGACGAGCCCGAGGGTGCGTCCTACATGAAGGTCACCGACGGTGCGCTGACGCCGGAGTTCCGGTCGCTGCGGCTGCCGCTCGGCACCGGCCTCCTCGGACTGGTGGCGCAGACGGGGGCGCCGTACTTCACCGAGGACTACCAGTCCGACAGCCGCTTCCTGCACCGCGGCTACATCGACGAGGCGGTGGCCGGGGAGAAGATCCGCGCCATCCTCGGGGTGCCGCTGACGGTCGAGGGCCGGGTGATCGGTGCGCTCCTCGCGGTGCACCGCTCGGTCCGGCCCTTCCCGCCGCACGAGGTGAGCCTGCTGACCTCGTTCGCCGCGCACGCATCGGTGGCGCTGGAGAACGCCAGGCTCTTCGCCGACCTCGACGCCGCCCACCGCACGATGACCGAGCACACCGCCGCCGTCGAGAGCGCCGCGCTCGCCCACGACCGGCTCACCGACCTCCTGGTCGCCGGGGGCGGGGTCGAGCAGGTCGCCTCGGTGCTCTCCGAGGTGCTGGGCGGCGCGCTGGCGGTCCACGCGCCGGGCGGGGAGCTGCTGGCAGGTGACGCGGCCGGCGGCGACTGGGCCGACGCCGTCGACGAGGCCATCGCCTCGGGACGGGCGGTCCGCCACGACGGCCGGTACGTCGCCGTCGCCCAGGCCGGTGCCGACCACGTCGCGACGCTGGTGCTCGACACCGGCGGTCGCCCGCTCGGGCTGCCGCAGCGGCGCACCCTCGAGCGCGGGGCACTGGTCACGGCGCTGGTGCTGCTGCTCGCGCGGACCGTCGCCGAGACCGAGGACCGGCTCGGCGGCGAGCTGCTCGGCGATCTCCTCGACGCCCGGACCGAGGCGCTGCCGGCACTGCGCGAGCGGGCCCGGCGCCGGCAGGTCGTGCTCGACCCGCCCCTCGCGATCGCGGTCGCCGCCATCGACGGGCTCGAGCGCTTCGCGGCCGGGCGGGCGCTCGCGCGGCTCGCCTCGGAGCAGCGCGGCCTGGCCGGCGAGCACAGCGGCCGGCTGGTGCTGCTCGTCCCCGCAGCCGACCCGGTCGCGGTCGGGCAGCAGCTCGCCGGCGTCGTCGCCGGCGGGGGCGGACGGGCCACCGTCGGTGTGGCGGCCGCCGATCCCGACACGCTCGCCGACGCGTACGCCGAGGCGCGCCGGTGCCTCGACACCCTGCTCACCCTCGGCCGGGTCGGCGAGGTCAGCGACCCGGCCGGCCTCGGGCTGACCCGCCTGCTGCTCGGCGAGAACGGTCCCGACGAGCTGGCGGCGTACCTGCGCACCACCCTCGGCCCCGTCCTCGACTACGACGAGGCCCGCGGCACCAGCCTGGTCGAGACCCTGGAGGCGTGGTTCGCGACCGGGGGGCGGGTCAAGGAGACCGGCTCGGTGCTCCACGTCCACCCCAACACGGTCTCCCAGCGGCTGGACCGGGTGGCCGACCTGCTCGGAAGCGACTGGCGCGAGCCGGGACGGGGGCTGGACCTGCAGCTGGCGCTGCGGGTGCACCGGCTGCAGCGGTGA
- a CDS encoding PP2C family protein-serine/threonine phosphatase codes for MEQVELRHGARTDVGLVREVNEDDLLVAPPVFVVADGMGGHDGGDVASRIVVEGFAALAEAGYDPRRGREVVEEVLRRCQQRINEYAAARGAGSRRATPGTTAVVVLLVETDDGPAWQVTNLGDSRCYLLAGGTLTQVTVDHSLVQELVSSGRLTPQEAARHPERHVITRALGGPDEPEPDHVLLPVSRAPRLLLCTDGVNGMIDDDAIGAALRECPDPDEAAGRLVDEAVAAGGRDNATAVVVDVVGWSDPT; via the coding sequence GGAGCTGCGCCACGGCGCGCGGACGGACGTCGGGCTGGTCCGCGAGGTCAACGAGGACGACCTGCTGGTCGCGCCGCCGGTCTTCGTCGTCGCCGACGGCATGGGCGGCCACGACGGCGGCGACGTCGCGAGCCGGATCGTGGTCGAGGGCTTCGCGGCCCTCGCCGAGGCCGGCTACGACCCCCGACGGGGTCGGGAGGTGGTCGAGGAGGTGCTCCGCCGCTGCCAGCAGCGGATCAACGAGTACGCCGCGGCGCGCGGCGCCGGCAGCCGACGGGCCACCCCCGGCACCACCGCGGTCGTCGTGCTGCTCGTCGAGACCGACGACGGCCCGGCCTGGCAGGTCACCAACCTCGGCGACTCGCGCTGCTACCTCCTCGCCGGCGGCACCCTCACCCAGGTGACGGTCGACCACAGCCTGGTCCAGGAGCTCGTCAGCTCCGGCCGGCTGACGCCGCAGGAGGCGGCCCGACACCCCGAGCGACACGTCATCACGCGTGCCCTGGGTGGCCCCGACGAGCCCGAGCCCGACCACGTCCTGCTGCCGGTGTCGCGAGCGCCCCGGCTGCTGCTGTGCACCGACGGGGTCAACGGCATGATCGACGACGACGCCATCGGCGCAGCCCTGCGCGAGTGTCCGGATCCCGACGAAGCCGCCGGGAGGCTGGTCGACGAGGCCGTCGCCGCGGGCGGCCGCGACAACGCGACCGCCGTGGTGGTCGATGTGGTGGGATGGTCGGACCCGACGTGA
- a CDS encoding S8 family serine peptidase produces the protein MGQVGNVVRRMRRGGRAVLGATVLALAGAALVPTAHADDAPRDPQLHLVTFAGPGTAGYDGPRSRASFRAELTRRQDAALRRIGSPTPAYRWTTALSGFAVRLTPAQADDLRALPHVADVEENSVRPLAATGAALAARADVPGGRGGAGVVVGVVDSGIWPEGPIFAPGPGLGDAASGFDGTCQPGEEWEPAACSGKLAAASWFVEGFGREHVSSTEVLSPRDVLGHGTQVASVAVGNARVSTGVAGLPANYSGTAPRARLASYKACWSAPNPSDDGCATADLVAAVDRAVEEGVDVLNLSVSGSDGTGAVDRALLGAAEAGIVVVAAAGNDAEHAYAAPETPWVTTVGGLAGTGAAGSVRLAGGPRLAGAMTVRRSVDAPVVLASAVPAPGSTRDEAARCVPGALDASRTAGAVVVCQRGEVARIAKSTAVARADGVGMVLVNTAPGSVAYDLHDVPTVHLDEAAGDRLVQWVRRQDDPRVGLDPTDGRVGPVRVAGWSAGGDPLGSFVKPDLVAPATGILAATAPGPSGDRWAFLNGTSAAAARTSGLAATLLARHDWSAPVVRSVLATSARPLPAGALRSGSGRARPEVAMRTRLAYDTDPAAYRGWLRGARADVNSASIALHGGDTRATRTITNLDDEARYWSVEADGFGRHDVEVAPAAVRLGPGESATYTVRVQGPARRGVDDGTITWRGPDGVRVRIPVVISR, from the coding sequence GTGGGGCAGGTGGGAAACGTGGTACGTCGGATGCGCCGTGGTGGCCGTGCCGTGCTCGGCGCCACCGTGCTGGCGCTCGCCGGCGCTGCCCTCGTCCCGACCGCCCACGCCGACGACGCCCCACGCGACCCGCAGCTGCACCTGGTGACCTTCGCCGGCCCCGGCACGGCCGGGTACGACGGCCCGAGGTCGCGCGCGTCCTTCCGGGCCGAGCTCACCAGACGCCAGGACGCCGCGCTGCGGCGCATCGGCTCCCCCACCCCGGCCTACCGGTGGACGACCGCGCTGAGCGGCTTCGCCGTACGGCTCACGCCGGCGCAGGCCGACGACCTGCGCGCCCTCCCCCACGTCGCCGACGTCGAGGAGAACTCCGTGCGGCCGCTCGCCGCGACCGGGGCCGCGCTCGCCGCCCGGGCCGACGTCCCGGGCGGGCGCGGTGGTGCCGGCGTCGTCGTCGGCGTCGTCGACAGCGGCATCTGGCCCGAGGGCCCGATCTTCGCCCCCGGCCCCGGCCTGGGCGACGCCGCGTCCGGCTTCGACGGCACCTGCCAGCCGGGCGAGGAGTGGGAGCCGGCCGCCTGCTCCGGCAAGCTGGCGGCCGCGTCGTGGTTCGTCGAGGGCTTCGGGCGCGAGCACGTCTCGTCCACCGAGGTCCTCTCGCCGCGCGACGTCCTCGGCCACGGCACGCAGGTCGCGTCGGTCGCGGTCGGCAACGCGCGCGTCTCCACCGGCGTGGCCGGGCTGCCGGCCAACTACTCCGGGACCGCGCCCCGCGCACGGCTCGCGTCCTACAAGGCGTGCTGGAGCGCCCCCAACCCCAGCGACGACGGCTGCGCGACGGCCGACCTGGTCGCCGCGGTCGACCGGGCGGTCGAGGAGGGCGTCGACGTCCTCAACCTCTCGGTCTCCGGCTCCGACGGCACCGGCGCGGTCGACCGCGCCCTGCTGGGCGCCGCCGAGGCTGGCATCGTCGTGGTCGCGGCCGCGGGCAACGACGCCGAGCACGCGTACGCCGCGCCCGAGACTCCGTGGGTGACCACGGTCGGTGGGCTCGCCGGCACCGGTGCCGCCGGATCGGTCCGCCTGGCCGGCGGGCCGCGGCTCGCGGGCGCGATGACCGTACGACGCTCCGTCGACGCGCCGGTCGTCCTGGCCTCCGCCGTGCCGGCCCCGGGGTCGACCCGTGACGAGGCGGCCCGGTGCGTCCCGGGGGCGCTGGACGCCTCGCGCACCGCCGGCGCCGTCGTGGTGTGCCAGCGCGGCGAGGTCGCCCGGATCGCCAAGTCGACCGCGGTCGCGCGCGCCGACGGGGTCGGCATGGTCCTCGTCAACACCGCGCCCGGCAGCGTCGCCTACGACCTGCACGACGTCCCCACCGTCCACCTCGACGAGGCGGCCGGTGACCGGCTGGTGCAGTGGGTGCGCCGGCAGGACGACCCCCGCGTCGGCCTCGACCCGACCGACGGTCGGGTCGGCCCGGTCCGGGTCGCCGGCTGGTCCGCCGGCGGCGACCCGCTCGGCAGCTTCGTCAAGCCCGACCTGGTGGCCCCGGCGACGGGCATCCTCGCCGCGACCGCACCGGGCCCGAGCGGCGACCGGTGGGCCTTCCTCAACGGCACCTCCGCCGCAGCCGCCCGCACCTCCGGACTGGCCGCCACGCTGCTCGCGCGACACGACTGGTCGGCGCCGGTCGTCCGTTCGGTCCTCGCCACGAGTGCGCGGCCGCTGCCGGCCGGTGCGCTGCGCTCCGGCTCGGGCCGGGCCCGTCCCGAGGTGGCGATGCGCACCCGGCTCGCCTACGACACCGACCCGGCCGCCTACCGCGGCTGGCTCCGCGGCGCCCGGGCCGACGTCAACAGCGCCTCGATCGCGCTCCACGGCGGCGACACCCGGGCCACCCGCACGATCACCAACCTCGACGACGAGGCGCGCTACTGGTCGGTCGAGGCCGACGGCTTCGGTCGCCACGACGTCGAGGTCGCGCCGGCAGCGGTGCGGCTCGGGCCGGGCGAGTCCGCGACGTACACGGTGCGCGTGCAGGGTCCGGCCCGTCGCGGTGTCGACGACGGCACCATCACCTGGCGGGGTCCCGACGGGGTCCGGGTCCGGATCCCCGTCGTGATCAGCCGCTGA
- a CDS encoding HAD family hydrolase: protein MPSAPAVGFDLDLTLIDTAHGIGTVLEVLGDELGVAFPVEEMTARLGPPLDHLLTPHLPAEEVGPAVDRFRVLYPDHAITPVPVLPGAVAALDAVRRAGGRVVVVTGKFTPNARLHLDHLALDHDVLAGELWGVGKAEVLLREGCSVYVGDHVHDVEGALAAGAVSVSVLTGGCTREELEAAGTHVVLEDLTAFPAWFEDHLASA, encoded by the coding sequence GTGCCCAGTGCCCCCGCCGTCGGCTTCGACCTCGACCTCACGCTCATCGACACCGCCCACGGCATCGGCACGGTGCTCGAGGTGCTCGGCGACGAGCTCGGCGTGGCGTTCCCGGTCGAGGAGATGACCGCCCGGCTCGGCCCGCCGCTCGACCACCTCCTCACGCCGCACCTCCCCGCCGAGGAGGTCGGTCCGGCCGTCGACCGGTTCCGGGTGCTCTACCCGGACCACGCGATCACGCCCGTGCCGGTCCTCCCGGGCGCCGTCGCCGCCCTCGACGCCGTACGCCGGGCGGGCGGCCGTGTCGTCGTGGTCACCGGCAAGTTCACGCCCAACGCCCGGCTCCACCTCGACCACCTGGCCCTCGACCACGACGTCCTCGCCGGTGAGCTCTGGGGTGTCGGCAAGGCCGAGGTGCTGCTGCGCGAGGGGTGCAGCGTCTACGTCGGCGACCACGTGCACGACGTCGAGGGTGCGCTGGCTGCCGGAGCGGTGAGCGTCTCGGTGCTCACCGGTGGCTGCACGCGCGAGGAGCTGGAGGCGGCCGGCACGCACGTGGTCCTCGAGGACCTGACCGCGTTCCCCGCCTGGTTCGAGGACCACCTGGCCTCCGCCTGA
- a CDS encoding inositol monophosphatase family protein gives MLDTDAVLDLIREVAEKVINPRFRALSSEQVDEKGPGDLVTVADKESERLLTRFLVDAYPEAVVLGEEAYAARPELLEEFQSAEHAFTVDPVDGTKNFVKGSPDHAVMVAEVRAGETVRSWIWQPQHELAYVAEVGAGAWRNGERLTRPTPAAEPADWRGVTSRWRWLGRSLGDLEPLKLTWVCCGVDYPKLVEGEADFVVYGRANPWDHAPGSLLLSEAGGYAGTHDGRPYRPTDPLEVHERPAGLLAAADRATYEHVVPLL, from the coding sequence GTGCTGGACACCGACGCCGTCCTGGACCTGATCCGTGAGGTGGCCGAGAAGGTGATCAACCCACGGTTCCGGGCGCTGTCCTCGGAGCAGGTCGACGAGAAGGGACCGGGCGACCTGGTCACGGTCGCCGACAAGGAGTCCGAGCGGCTGCTGACCCGCTTCCTGGTCGACGCCTACCCCGAGGCCGTCGTGCTCGGCGAGGAGGCGTACGCCGCGCGGCCCGAGCTGCTCGAGGAGTTCCAGTCGGCAGAGCACGCCTTCACCGTCGACCCGGTCGACGGGACCAAGAACTTCGTCAAGGGCTCACCCGACCACGCCGTGATGGTGGCCGAGGTCCGTGCCGGCGAGACGGTCCGCAGCTGGATCTGGCAGCCTCAGCACGAGCTCGCGTACGTCGCCGAGGTCGGCGCCGGCGCCTGGCGCAACGGCGAGCGCCTGACCCGGCCGACGCCTGCCGCAGAGCCGGCCGACTGGCGCGGCGTCACCTCGCGCTGGCGCTGGCTCGGTCGCTCGCTGGGCGACCTGGAGCCGCTGAAGCTCACCTGGGTGTGCTGCGGCGTCGACTACCCCAAGCTGGTCGAGGGCGAGGCCGACTTCGTGGTCTACGGCCGCGCGAACCCCTGGGACCACGCGCCGGGGTCGCTGCTGCTGAGCGAGGCGGGCGGCTACGCCGGCACCCACGACGGTCGCCCCTACCGGCCGACCGACCCGCTCGAGGTGCACGAACGCCCGGCCGGCCTCCTGGCGGCGGCCGACCGGGCGACGTACGAGCACGTGGTGCCGCTGTTGTAG
- a CDS encoding 3-hydroxybutyrate dehydrogenase, producing the protein MPETPVTHASLGGRRAVVTGGASGIGAAIAGHLAGLGAAVTVVDLDEEAAAKLAADLGGDHRAVDLADGDAVSGLGLDADILVNCAGLQHVAPIEEFDPERFAFIHRVMLHAPFLLTRQVLPGMYERGWGRIVHVSSVHGHRASAYKSAYVSAKHGLEGLSKVIALEGAGKGVTSNTVCPGYVRTPLVEGQIADQAKAHGIPEDEVVDDVLLARTALKRLVEPGEVADMVAFLCGPASASITGSSFLLDGGWTAA; encoded by the coding sequence ATGCCTGAGACCCCAGTCACACACGCGAGCCTCGGCGGTCGCCGGGCGGTCGTCACGGGCGGTGCCAGCGGCATCGGCGCCGCCATCGCCGGCCACCTGGCCGGCCTCGGTGCTGCCGTGACCGTGGTCGACCTCGACGAGGAGGCTGCCGCCAAGCTGGCGGCGGACCTCGGCGGCGACCACCGTGCCGTCGACCTGGCCGACGGAGACGCCGTGTCCGGTCTCGGCCTCGACGCGGACATCCTCGTCAACTGCGCCGGGCTGCAGCACGTCGCACCGATCGAGGAGTTCGACCCCGAGCGCTTCGCCTTCATCCACCGCGTGATGCTGCACGCCCCCTTCCTGCTCACCCGCCAGGTGCTGCCCGGCATGTACGAGCGCGGCTGGGGGCGGATCGTCCACGTCTCGAGCGTCCACGGCCACCGCGCATCGGCCTACAAGTCGGCGTACGTCAGTGCCAAGCACGGCCTCGAGGGCCTCTCCAAGGTGATCGCCCTCGAGGGCGCGGGCAAGGGCGTCACCAGCAACACCGTCTGCCCCGGCTACGTGCGCACCCCCCTGGTCGAGGGCCAGATCGCCGACCAGGCCAAGGCGCACGGCATCCCCGAGGACGAGGTCGTCGACGACGTCCTGCTCGCCCGGACGGCGCTCAAGCGGCTCGTCGAGCCGGGCGAGGTCGCCGACATGGTGGCCTTCCTGTGCGGTCCGGCCTCCGCCTCGATCACCGGCTCGTCCTTCCTGCTCGACGGCGGCTGGACCGCCGCCTGA
- a CDS encoding AMP-binding protein, translating to MESYAAGETDTPLLEETIGENLARTVAAHPDREALVEVASGRRWTWSELDAAVDGLAIGLVRAGIGKGDRVGIWSPNCAEWTLTQYATAKIGAVLVNINPAYRTHELSFALRQSGVRLLISATEFKTSDYRAMVEEVREEVGLEQVLFLGTPEWTDHNVSDPGVTLAELVTWPLHPDDPINIQYTSGTTGYPKGATLSHRNILNNGYFTTELIKFTEEDRLCIPVPFYHCFGMVMGNLGCTTHGATMVIPAPGFDPEITLRTIEEERCTAVYGVPTMFIALQNHPDFASFDLSSLRTGVMAGSICPVEVMRGCIEEMHMAEVSICYGMTETSPVSTQTRAEDDLDRRTSTIGRVHPHVEIKVVDPATGETVERGEPGELCTRGYSVMLGYWEDEARTREAIDADGWMHTGDLAEMREDGYCTIVGRIKDMVIRGGENIYPREIEEFLYTHPDIEDVQVIGVPDEKYGEELCAWVRMKSGAEALDADAVRAFATGRLAHYKIPRYVLVVEEFPMTVTGKIRKVEMREKSSAELGLSG from the coding sequence ATGGAGTCCTACGCCGCCGGAGAGACCGACACCCCGCTGCTCGAGGAGACCATCGGGGAGAACCTCGCCCGCACCGTCGCCGCGCACCCGGACCGGGAGGCCCTGGTCGAGGTGGCCAGCGGCCGCCGGTGGACGTGGTCGGAGCTGGACGCCGCCGTCGACGGGCTGGCGATCGGGCTGGTCCGGGCAGGCATCGGCAAGGGCGACCGGGTCGGGATCTGGTCGCCGAACTGCGCGGAGTGGACGCTGACCCAGTACGCCACCGCGAAGATCGGGGCGGTCCTGGTCAACATCAACCCGGCCTACCGCACCCACGAGCTCTCCTTCGCGCTGCGACAGTCCGGCGTGCGCCTGCTGATCTCGGCGACGGAGTTCAAGACCAGCGACTACCGGGCGATGGTCGAGGAGGTGCGCGAGGAGGTCGGGCTCGAGCAGGTGCTGTTCCTCGGGACGCCGGAGTGGACCGACCACAACGTCAGCGACCCGGGCGTGACCCTGGCCGAGCTGGTGACCTGGCCGCTGCACCCCGACGACCCGATCAACATCCAGTACACCTCGGGCACCACCGGCTACCCGAAGGGCGCGACCCTCAGCCACCGCAACATCCTCAACAACGGCTACTTCACGACCGAGCTGATCAAATTCACCGAGGAGGACCGGCTCTGCATCCCGGTGCCCTTCTACCACTGCTTCGGGATGGTGATGGGCAACCTCGGCTGCACCACCCACGGCGCCACCATGGTGATCCCCGCACCCGGCTTCGACCCCGAGATCACGTTGCGGACCATCGAGGAGGAGCGCTGCACCGCGGTCTACGGCGTCCCGACGATGTTCATCGCCCTCCAGAACCATCCCGACTTCGCCTCCTTCGACCTGAGCAGCCTCCGTACCGGCGTGATGGCCGGCTCGATCTGTCCGGTCGAGGTGATGAGGGGGTGCATCGAGGAGATGCACATGGCCGAGGTGTCGATCTGCTACGGCATGACCGAGACCAGCCCGGTGTCGACCCAGACCCGCGCCGAGGACGACCTCGACCGGCGTACCTCGACGATCGGACGGGTGCACCCCCACGTGGAGATCAAGGTGGTCGACCCCGCCACCGGCGAGACCGTCGAGCGGGGCGAGCCGGGGGAGCTGTGCACCCGCGGCTACTCCGTGATGCTCGGCTACTGGGAGGACGAGGCCCGGACCCGCGAGGCGATCGACGCCGACGGCTGGATGCACACCGGCGACCTCGCCGAGATGCGGGAGGACGGCTACTGCACCATCGTCGGGCGGATCAAGGACATGGTGATCCGCGGCGGGGAGAACATCTATCCCCGCGAGATCGAGGAGTTCCTCTACACCCACCCCGACATCGAGGACGTCCAGGTGATCGGCGTCCCCGACGAGAAGTACGGCGAGGAGCTCTGCGCCTGGGTGCGGATGAAGTCGGGTGCCGAGGCGCTCGACGCCGACGCCGTACGGGCCTTCGCGACCGGACGCCTCGCGCACTACAAGATCCCGCGCTACGTCCTCGTCGTCGAGGAGTTCCCGATGACGGTCACGGGCAAGATCCGCAAGGTCGAGATGCGGGAGAAGTCGTCGGCCGAGCTCGGGCTCAGCGGCTGA
- a CDS encoding FHA domain-containing protein → MTGAVRSYRPGAWFGVFGEHATVLLPPTEKARVPAVWALVDDGDGFDEVLDVLIADGLRDLPGFVLVSETAGETRVVIRGAARATLATAAEEVTVEGTGATTWVERALRGVTGLRIEVGEAHPESGWLDLGDGLVRVSEVVEPVVADELPAAEPEADEASLVEPPPVEPAYDEEPATPEPTAPTEAVGVEPLVVSLLLPTGETVEVDRPVLVGRAPDASRLGEEDDPRLVTVPSPDREISATHLEVRPGEDPGSAVVTDLGSTNGSVLVQPGMPPEELQPGVAVPLLPGAVLDLGDGVAVEVVVS, encoded by the coding sequence GTGACCGGTGCAGTGCGCAGCTATCGACCCGGCGCGTGGTTCGGCGTCTTCGGCGAGCACGCCACGGTCCTCCTGCCGCCGACAGAGAAGGCACGCGTGCCGGCGGTGTGGGCGCTGGTCGACGACGGCGACGGCTTCGACGAGGTGCTCGACGTGCTCATCGCCGACGGTCTGCGCGACCTGCCGGGCTTCGTGCTGGTGAGCGAGACCGCGGGGGAGACCCGGGTCGTGATCCGGGGTGCCGCCCGGGCGACGCTGGCCACCGCCGCGGAGGAGGTGACCGTCGAGGGCACCGGCGCGACCACCTGGGTCGAGCGGGCGCTGCGCGGGGTCACCGGTCTCCGGATCGAGGTCGGCGAAGCCCACCCCGAGTCCGGGTGGCTCGACCTCGGGGACGGTCTGGTGCGGGTGTCCGAGGTGGTCGAGCCGGTCGTGGCCGACGAGCTGCCGGCGGCCGAGCCCGAGGCCGACGAGGCATCGCTGGTCGAGCCACCGCCCGTGGAGCCGGCGTACGACGAGGAGCCGGCCACCCCGGAGCCGACCGCGCCGACGGAGGCCGTCGGCGTCGAGCCGCTCGTGGTGAGCCTGCTGCTGCCGACCGGGGAGACCGTCGAGGTGGACCGGCCGGTGCTCGTCGGTCGCGCCCCCGACGCGTCCCGGCTGGGCGAGGAGGACGACCCGCGGCTGGTCACGGTGCCGAGTCCGGACCGGGAGATCTCGGCGACCCACCTCGAGGTGCGGCCCGGCGAGGATCCCGGGTCCGCCGTGGTCACCGACCTGGGCTCCACCAACGGCAGCGTGCTGGTGCAACCGGGGATGCCACCCGAGGAGCTGCAGCCCGGCGTCGCCGTACCCCTCCTTCCCGGCGCCGTGCTCGACCTCGGCGACGGGGTCGCGGTCGAGGTGGTGGTCTCCTGA
- a CDS encoding MFS transporter, which translates to MTTQSVPQPDTGREPGKTSIVKVVFASLIGTAVEWYDFFLYGSAAALVFGALFFPESDPVTGTLLAFGTYALGFVARPLGGVVFGHFGDRVGRKKMLVVSLMMMGVATFAIGLLPTYASIGILAPILLLVCRLFQGFAVGGEWGGAVLMVAEHGDEKSRGFWSSWPQAGVPLGNMLATGVLFVLAAVQSDADFEAWGWRIPFLLSAVLVLIGLFVRLSLEESPVFQEAKAEIAEKKETDSHLPILEVIKTYPREVFIAMGMRMAENISYYIFTIISITYVTTYLGAENDLILKMLLIGAGMQFVIIPMIGALSDRVGRRPLYLAGAIGVGVWGFVFFGLLDDMTTGSVLLAVVVGLLFHSLMYAPQAAFFSELFGTSVRYTGASVGYQLASIFAGALAPIIAVELLGSVEEKNTTAVGIYLAAASVLTIVAVLFAKETKASSLRHDRVVRGAHR; encoded by the coding sequence ATGACCACCCAGTCCGTCCCCCAGCCCGACACGGGCCGCGAACCGGGGAAGACCTCGATCGTCAAGGTCGTCTTCGCCAGCCTCATCGGCACCGCCGTGGAGTGGTACGACTTCTTCCTCTACGGCTCGGCCGCCGCGCTGGTCTTCGGGGCGCTGTTCTTCCCCGAGTCCGACCCCGTGACCGGCACCCTGCTCGCCTTCGGCACCTACGCCCTCGGCTTCGTGGCCCGCCCGCTCGGTGGCGTCGTCTTCGGACACTTCGGTGACCGCGTCGGTCGCAAGAAGATGCTCGTGGTCTCGCTGATGATGATGGGTGTCGCGACGTTCGCGATCGGCCTGCTGCCGACGTACGCCTCGATCGGCATCCTGGCCCCGATCCTGCTGCTCGTCTGCCGGCTCTTCCAGGGCTTCGCCGTCGGCGGTGAGTGGGGCGGTGCGGTGCTGATGGTCGCCGAGCACGGCGACGAGAAGAGCCGCGGCTTCTGGTCCTCGTGGCCGCAGGCGGGCGTGCCGCTGGGCAACATGCTCGCCACCGGCGTGCTGTTCGTCCTGGCCGCCGTCCAGAGCGACGCCGACTTCGAGGCGTGGGGCTGGCGGATCCCGTTCCTGCTCTCGGCCGTGCTCGTGCTGATCGGCCTGTTCGTGCGGCTCTCGCTCGAGGAGTCGCCGGTCTTCCAGGAGGCCAAGGCCGAGATCGCCGAGAAGAAGGAGACCGATTCGCACCTCCCGATCCTCGAGGTCATCAAGACCTACCCGCGCGAGGTCTTCATCGCGATGGGCATGCGGATGGCGGAGAACATCTCCTACTACATCTTCACGATCATCTCGATCACCTACGTGACGACCTACCTCGGTGCCGAGAACGACCTGATCCTCAAGATGCTGCTCATCGGTGCGGGCATGCAGTTCGTCATCATCCCGATGATCGGCGCGCTCTCCGACCGCGTCGGCCGCCGCCCGCTCTACCTCGCGGGCGCCATCGGCGTGGGCGTGTGGGGCTTCGTGTTCTTCGGCCTGCTCGACGACATGACCACCGGCAGCGTGCTGCTCGCGGTCGTGGTCGGCCTGCTCTTCCACTCGCTGATGTACGCGCCCCAGGCGGCGTTCTTCTCCGAGCTGTTCGGCACCTCGGTGCGCTACACCGGCGCGTCGGTGGGCTACCAGCTGGCGTCGATCTTCGCCGGTGCGCTGGCACCGATCATCGCCGTGGAGCTGCTCGGCTCGGTGGAGGAGAAGAACACCACGGCGGTCGGCATCTACCTCGCCGCCGCCTCGGTGCTCACGATCGTCGCCGTGCTGTTCGCCAAGGAGACCAAGGCTTCCTCCCTCCGCCACGACCGCGTGGTGCGGGGCGCGCACCGCTGA